From the genome of Chania multitudinisentens RB-25, one region includes:
- a CDS encoding HD domain-containing phosphohydrolase has product MQGHLSGLKNRYPLHIQIAALFTLLIVSIGSAIIIFNHSQLTKLAEISINRQYQKTGEATASELNAVTRSMAMSVNILADTQITEASTLEERMASIGKFIEILKQNNYASSVYTAYPNGDFFMLRRITAANRDFFKVPENANWLVQSNRFLDTHPEKRFIYLNDQLQVVAERIVDNDQYDPRTRSWFIQASKNPGLATSPNYIFKVTGETGFTYSRQAENKHAVTGLDVSLASLSQFLKQQSLPQGSQAAIINFANETIASQPEFKNQGVQGSDNFNSISRIPVLKTLLDSHQNNAQENAGGSIIFNAQDQGWYGSVVNIDNNGNKYQLVIATPSAYLTLGANSIRNRSTLVAFILLVFSLPIVWYFSRRISKPLIRLRKDAEAISNLIFDEGNEEHSAIEEVDDLHKAMSKMKQTLKQFISMGSILSAKDNFPQQMQGLLNEMAEIAAMNGGVIFLSDKHQDTFTPIAFRWNEQDIPVSEIASLRFDNNNPATFWQILENKTVSGVFDHQQIPDSLRTFFQPHFPLRYVAVPMQTHDEQLLGFLLLFIPNELSAKRENAKIQLVNALVGSLSVAIETQYLLLEQKNLLNAFIELIAGAIDAKSAYTGGHCQRVPEITKMLAKAAVDSKEGPFTDFTLSENEWEELHTACWLHDCGKITTPEFVVDKATKLELIYDRIHEIRMRFEVLKREKEILYLRNQLPAQERSEQEQQLAEELRQLDEDFYFIAQCNIGGEFLSDDALARVKQIADYQWTRTLDDTAGVSQAEGVRKTRQPVRDLPVQEAMLADKEEHIIYRDSKNHLPENYLFKLKEPKYLYNYGEIYNLSIRRGTLNDEERYKINEHIMQTIIMLNRLPFPRTMAQVPVIAGGHHERMDGKGYPYQLNYTQMSIPVRMMAIADVFEALTAADRPYKPGKSLSEALKIMTAMVNENHLDRELFILFLQSGVWRDYAMAYLQVGKVDEVDISALLQKLGPQNITL; this is encoded by the coding sequence ATGCAAGGTCATTTATCTGGGCTAAAAAATCGCTACCCTTTACATATCCAGATTGCTGCTCTATTCACCTTATTGATCGTTTCCATCGGCAGCGCGATTATCATTTTCAACCATAGCCAATTGACCAAATTGGCCGAAATCAGCATCAACCGGCAGTATCAAAAAACCGGTGAGGCAACTGCTTCCGAGTTAAATGCCGTAACGCGCAGCATGGCGATGTCGGTCAATATTCTGGCAGATACCCAGATTACCGAAGCTTCGACTCTCGAAGAAAGAATGGCGTCTATTGGTAAATTTATTGAAATACTGAAACAGAACAATTATGCCAGTTCGGTATACACCGCTTACCCTAATGGGGATTTCTTTATGCTGCGGCGCATCACCGCCGCTAACCGCGATTTCTTCAAGGTTCCCGAAAATGCGAATTGGCTGGTGCAAAGCAATCGTTTTTTAGACACTCACCCCGAAAAACGCTTTATTTACCTCAACGATCAACTACAGGTGGTGGCAGAAAGAATCGTTGATAACGACCAATATGACCCACGTACGCGTAGCTGGTTTATTCAGGCATCCAAAAACCCCGGTTTGGCAACCTCACCTAACTACATATTCAAAGTGACAGGAGAAACGGGGTTCACTTACAGCCGCCAGGCAGAAAATAAACATGCGGTTACTGGCCTGGATGTTTCTTTAGCTTCATTATCTCAATTTCTGAAACAGCAAAGCCTGCCGCAGGGTAGCCAGGCAGCGATTATTAATTTTGCCAATGAAACTATCGCCAGCCAGCCAGAGTTTAAAAATCAGGGTGTTCAGGGCAGTGATAACTTCAACAGTATTAGCCGTATTCCCGTATTAAAAACCTTACTCGATTCTCATCAGAATAACGCTCAGGAAAACGCCGGGGGCAGTATTATTTTTAATGCACAAGACCAAGGTTGGTATGGCTCCGTTGTCAATATTGATAACAATGGGAACAAATATCAGTTGGTTATTGCCACCCCTTCGGCTTACCTTACCTTGGGTGCCAATTCGATTCGTAATCGTTCAACGCTGGTTGCTTTTATCCTCCTGGTTTTCAGCTTGCCAATCGTCTGGTATTTTTCCCGGCGGATTTCCAAACCGCTTATTCGCCTGCGGAAAGACGCCGAAGCGATCAGTAATCTGATCTTTGATGAGGGAAATGAAGAACACTCGGCCATTGAAGAAGTTGACGATCTTCATAAAGCCATGTCAAAAATGAAACAGACATTGAAACAGTTTATTTCCATGGGCAGCATATTGTCAGCCAAAGACAATTTCCCGCAGCAGATGCAGGGGTTGCTCAATGAAATGGCTGAAATTGCGGCGATGAACGGCGGGGTGATTTTCTTATCTGATAAACATCAGGATACCTTCACCCCCATCGCTTTTCGTTGGAATGAGCAAGATATCCCGGTCTCAGAAATCGCCTCACTGCGATTTGATAATAATAATCCCGCCACCTTTTGGCAGATATTGGAAAACAAAACGGTTTCTGGGGTATTTGATCATCAACAGATCCCTGACTCATTGCGCACCTTTTTCCAGCCTCATTTTCCACTGCGTTATGTTGCAGTGCCGATGCAAACGCATGATGAACAGCTTTTGGGGTTCTTACTGCTGTTTATCCCTAACGAATTGAGCGCCAAACGTGAGAACGCCAAAATACAGTTGGTCAACGCACTGGTTGGCAGTTTATCCGTTGCGATAGAAACGCAATATCTGTTGCTGGAACAAAAAAACCTGCTGAATGCCTTTATCGAACTGATCGCAGGGGCAATCGACGCCAAAAGTGCCTATACCGGCGGCCATTGCCAGCGCGTACCCGAAATTACCAAAATGTTGGCCAAAGCGGCGGTTGATAGCAAAGAAGGTCCCTTCACCGATTTCACTCTGTCAGAAAATGAATGGGAAGAGTTACATACCGCCTGCTGGCTGCACGACTGTGGGAAGATCACCACACCAGAATTCGTGGTGGATAAAGCCACCAAGTTGGAGCTTATTTATGATCGCATCCACGAAATACGTATGCGGTTCGAAGTGCTGAAAAGAGAAAAAGAGATCCTTTATTTGCGTAACCAGCTTCCAGCACAAGAACGCAGCGAACAAGAGCAGCAACTGGCTGAAGAACTCCGCCAGTTAGATGAGGATTTTTATTTTATTGCCCAATGTAATATTGGCGGTGAATTCCTGTCTGATGATGCGCTCGCCCGTGTTAAACAGATTGCCGATTATCAATGGACGCGTACCCTGGATGATACCGCTGGGGTTTCCCAAGCCGAAGGAGTACGCAAAACCCGCCAACCGGTACGCGATTTGCCGGTACAGGAAGCCATGCTGGCAGATAAAGAAGAACACATCATTTATCGGGATAGCAAAAACCACCTGCCTGAGAATTATCTCTTCAAACTCAAAGAGCCCAAATATCTCTATAACTATGGGGAGATTTATAACCTTTCCATTCGCCGTGGCACCCTGAATGACGAAGAGCGTTATAAAATCAATGAGCATATTATGCAGACGATTATTATGCTGAACAGGCTGCCGTTCCCACGCACCATGGCGCAGGTGCCGGTCATTGCCGGGGGGCACCATGAACGTATGGATGGTAAAGGTTACCCTTATCAACTGAATTACACACAAATGAGCATTCCGGTCAGAATGATGGCCATTGCCGACGTATTTGAAGCGCTGACCGCCGCCGATCGCCCATATAAACCGGGGAAATCGCTATCGGAAGCGTTGAAGATCATGACGGCGATGGTGAACGAAAATCACCTCGATCGTGAATTGTTTATTCTGTTCCTGCAATCGGGCGTGTGGCGCGATTATGCCATGGCATATTTGCAGGTGGGTAAAGTCGATGAGGTGGATATTAGCGCGCTGCTCCAAAAGCTTGGCCCGCAAAATATCACCCTATAA